Proteins from one Bacteroidota bacterium genomic window:
- a CDS encoding T9SS type A sorting domain-containing protein: MIFIRRQIILFVVVATTLFSGDRKVLLEMFTNAHCYSCVAAYELFRQYNISNPLAVKTAYVFYHIAQPGVEDSIYYENRTDSEARNNYYGPFATAPLLFMDGSFVGNNVKTWQQSILSRYQTSSPFEITIAGTYEKKSFTIEAQVKQTGDVSENDLRIHIILTESVGTYIGKNGVTPQVYAMRKMLTGSSGESFSIAKGESKKIVKRVTLYPGWVDEKMYAVVFIQSNSSKTVYQSEMKSLTFFLPTLVSRVNNVPNLFLLDQNYPNPFNPSTNIRFSLATEGETSLRIYSLLGNEVATLVSERLSSGTYDVRFDGSDLSTGMYFYRLHSNGSSTTRKMHLIK; the protein is encoded by the coding sequence ATGATCTTCATTAGACGACAAATCATCCTTTTCGTTGTTGTTGCAACAACGCTTTTTTCGGGCGACAGGAAGGTGTTGTTGGAGATGTTTACTAATGCGCATTGTTATTCCTGCGTGGCAGCATACGAACTTTTCCGTCAATACAATATCTCAAATCCGCTTGCTGTAAAGACTGCATACGTCTTTTATCATATTGCTCAGCCGGGAGTCGAGGATTCCATCTATTATGAAAATCGGACGGATTCTGAGGCGCGAAATAATTACTACGGTCCGTTTGCTACTGCTCCTTTGTTGTTTATGGATGGATCTTTTGTTGGCAACAACGTAAAAACATGGCAACAATCTATTTTGTCGCGATATCAAACATCGAGCCCATTCGAAATTACCATCGCGGGAACATATGAAAAAAAGAGTTTTACGATTGAAGCACAGGTTAAACAAACTGGCGATGTGTCGGAAAACGATCTGCGTATTCACATCATTCTCACAGAAAGCGTTGGAACGTATATTGGGAAAAACGGTGTTACGCCGCAGGTCTATGCCATGAGAAAAATGTTGACTGGTTCTTCTGGAGAATCGTTTTCTATCGCAAAAGGGGAGTCAAAAAAAATTGTCAAAAGAGTTACACTTTATCCGGGCTGGGTTGATGAAAAAATGTATGCCGTTGTTTTTATTCAAAGTAATTCAAGCAAGACGGTGTATCAATCTGAAATGAAGTCCCTTACCTTTTTTTTGCCAACGTTGGTGTCGCGTGTCAACAATGTTCCGAATTTGTTCTTGTTGGATCAAAACTATCCAAACCCATTTAACCCCTCTACCAATATTCGGTTTTCTCTGGCAACGGAAGGAGAAACTTCATTACGTATCTATAGTCTCCTCGGTAATGAGGTTGCGACATTGGTGAGCGAGCGTTTGTCTTCGGGAACATACGACGTTCGTTTTGATGGTTCGGACCTTTCTACTGGAATGTATTTTTACCGTCTGCACAGCAACGGGAGCAGTACAACACGAAAAATGCATCTTATAAAATAG
- a CDS encoding Omp28-related outer membrane protein, protein MKNLFLMLTFVSLLYSGERRVLVEMFTNSHCTVCPGAHAAINSFRSTSANANRVRYIFYHTTFPYSDDQLSIANTTEPNARNTYYNGPSSTPNTFFDGVNQGRTYSSFSINLESRLAVSTPLNIDLTGTKSGQTISVTASVSQTENIVQNDLVIHMVVVENVTYVGRNGVSPQNFVMRKMITPIAGDPLIMDEGLSKLVSRSATLTNITSINNVGVVVFVQSVSTKEVYQSEYISYSTLTDVEQNEPLTPLDVALQQNYPNPFNPSTSITFSLPRTVRVSLKVFDLLGNEVAILVNQTLGSGQYTFPFNAAEFYLSSGVYFYRLESGGKAFVRKMTVLQ, encoded by the coding sequence ATGAAAAATTTATTCTTGATGTTGACATTTGTTTCTTTGCTGTACTCCGGTGAGAGGCGAGTGCTTGTGGAAATGTTCACTAACTCTCACTGCACTGTGTGCCCGGGTGCACATGCAGCGATCAACTCCTTTAGATCCACCAGCGCGAATGCGAACCGTGTGCGATATATATTTTATCACACTACCTTTCCGTACAGTGACGATCAACTTTCGATTGCAAACACAACCGAACCAAATGCACGAAATACGTATTATAACGGACCGTCATCTACACCAAATACATTTTTTGACGGGGTTAATCAAGGTAGAACGTACTCCTCATTTTCAATAAATCTTGAGTCGAGGTTGGCGGTAAGCACTCCTCTGAACATAGATCTGACTGGAACAAAGAGCGGACAAACAATCTCGGTGACAGCTTCGGTTTCACAAACAGAAAATATTGTACAAAACGATCTTGTAATCCATATGGTTGTCGTTGAAAATGTAACGTATGTGGGACGCAACGGTGTATCGCCGCAAAATTTTGTTATGCGCAAAATGATTACTCCGATTGCTGGTGATCCGCTTATAATGGATGAGGGTCTTTCAAAACTGGTAAGTCGATCTGCAACACTAACTAATATTACATCGATAAATAATGTCGGCGTGGTGGTCTTCGTCCAGAGTGTTTCAACAAAAGAAGTATATCAATCTGAGTATATTTCATATTCAACTTTAACCGATGTTGAACAGAACGAGCCATTAACACCGCTGGATGTGGCTCTACAACAAAATTATCCGAATCCGTTCAATCCGTCTACCTCCATTACCTTTTCTCTTCCGCGGACGGTGCGCGTATCGTTGAAAGTTTTTGACCTGCTCGGCAATGAGGTGGCAATCCTTGTCAATCAAACGCTCGGTTCGGGTCAGTATACATTTCCGTTCAATGCGGCAGAGTTTTATTTGTCGTCTGGAGTTTATTTTTATAGATTAGAGTCCGGAGGAAAAGCCTTCGTCCGAAAAATGACGGTATTACAATAA
- a CDS encoding two-component regulator propeller domain-containing protein yields MFVVIAILIITSSVVAQQPLGLSTAKRVTQYKLESWQEEQGLKHNSIIALSQSADGYLWLATYSELYRFDGTTFKSYKQSLGNAQPRSLFQDSQGRMWIGTIGGLFFYSNGVFTKSILDSSFQIKTITAIRELRDGTILFGSQSGIFSYNGIKFQNRSMEYDVAGIAVWSMIETSGGEIWVGTDRGARRKTSSFVEQIDTTSGYLKHNIVRSIIEDRFGNIWIGTGGGGITRYRNGAFSTFTTNDGLPSNVIRILFEDRNGSVWIGSSGGGLSRYLNGRFETLSSTDGLTTDVVWALCQDREGSLWIGTGGGGLNRLRDSRFTALTKKEGIGNNFLWTVYEDNRGVQWIGTNGGGVTVWENGTAKSYTVGSTPLSNIVRTVVDDGKGKVWVGTADGVYFSPSSPPHSFKRYTTITAKTILVITQTSDKTLWFGTLEGGAFALNHNTLKHYTVSTGLSNNTVRTVTEHPDGSIWLGTNAGISILTSPKQRNEWKAFPFNSELSQEEIRDIYIDKDSVVWIGTDRGGLRRYHHNSFKQYSEKEGYDAVAVHEIQEDDLGFLWLTCNKGIFRVRREDLNAIARGEKTRTDFTLFGIIDGMGSSECNGGNQPAGWKMRNGTIWFPTMKGVTIISPQKLPTNTIVPPVYIEGISVDGKPVQINNETAELSAGSNRVTINFTALSLLAPELVRFKYMLDGYDQDWIDGGNSRTVSYTNIAPGNYRFRVIGSNNDGVWNNNGAAITVIQMPHFYETAWFGVSTMLLLTGLIFSAYRVRINVLKEREIELKQLVAERTQNLQVEKERAEQANQFKSDLVNIVAHDLKNPLTTIVGMSHFLQEDDFDQSTVRDSAKAISGSAEQMVDLITDFLNVEAMEQGKINLHKIPLSLSELTGFVVSTNKRLAEKKQQTVALTVCDSEKSMIVGDSERLYQSIENLFSNAIKYSPFGAPIEIRVERVENYARVSVKDTGAGLSEEDQKKLFGKFQKLAPRPTGNESSNGLGLSIVKLIVELHGGKVWAESALGRGSTFYIQLPLEIKNPQE; encoded by the coding sequence GTGTTCGTTGTAATTGCCATTCTCATTATCACCAGTTCTGTTGTTGCCCAGCAGCCGCTAGGGCTTTCCACGGCGAAACGTGTTACGCAATACAAGCTAGAATCCTGGCAGGAAGAACAGGGATTAAAGCACAATTCTATTATTGCCCTCTCACAATCTGCCGATGGATATCTTTGGCTGGCAACCTATTCCGAGTTATATCGATTTGACGGAACCACCTTTAAGAGTTATAAACAGTCTCTCGGCAATGCGCAACCGCGAAGTTTATTTCAGGATTCGCAGGGACGGATGTGGATTGGTACTATAGGAGGATTATTTTTTTATTCCAATGGAGTATTCACAAAAAGCATCCTTGATTCATCCTTTCAAATAAAAACTATTACCGCTATACGTGAGCTGCGGGATGGAACAATATTATTTGGTTCTCAATCCGGGATTTTTTCCTACAACGGAATAAAATTTCAAAACCGATCGATGGAGTATGATGTTGCGGGAATTGCGGTCTGGTCAATGATAGAAACAAGCGGCGGAGAAATCTGGGTGGGAACGGACAGGGGAGCCCGAAGAAAGACTTCGTCATTCGTTGAACAAATCGATACCACGTCGGGTTATCTTAAACACAATATTGTCCGCTCAATCATTGAGGATAGGTTTGGAAATATATGGATTGGAACGGGTGGAGGCGGCATTACCCGATATCGAAACGGCGCTTTTTCCACCTTCACGACAAACGACGGATTGCCGAGCAATGTCATTCGGATCTTGTTTGAAGATCGAAACGGAAGCGTGTGGATCGGGAGCAGCGGCGGCGGTCTTTCGCGATATTTGAATGGCCGTTTTGAAACGCTCTCCAGCACCGATGGATTGACAACCGATGTTGTTTGGGCACTATGCCAGGACCGTGAAGGCTCTCTTTGGATTGGCACCGGTGGTGGCGGATTGAATCGTTTGCGTGATTCGCGATTTACAGCATTGACAAAAAAAGAGGGTATTGGAAATAATTTCTTATGGACAGTCTATGAAGATAACCGCGGTGTTCAATGGATCGGTACGAATGGAGGAGGTGTAACAGTTTGGGAAAACGGAACGGCAAAATCATATACTGTCGGCTCAACACCGTTAAGCAATATTGTTCGTACCGTTGTTGATGATGGGAAAGGAAAGGTGTGGGTTGGCACTGCTGATGGTGTGTATTTTTCTCCTTCTTCCCCTCCGCATTCGTTCAAGCGATATACCACAATTACTGCTAAAACAATTTTAGTGATAACGCAAACCAGCGATAAAACTCTTTGGTTTGGAACGCTTGAAGGTGGTGCTTTTGCGCTCAATCATAATACGTTGAAGCATTATACAGTTTCTACGGGATTGTCGAACAATACAGTTCGCACTGTTACAGAACATCCCGACGGCAGTATTTGGTTGGGAACCAATGCTGGTATTTCCATCTTGACATCACCGAAGCAAAGAAACGAATGGAAAGCCTTTCCGTTTAATAGTGAGCTATCACAAGAAGAGATCCGCGACATCTATATTGATAAGGATAGCGTTGTTTGGATCGGCACTGACCGCGGTGGCCTGCGACGATATCATCACAATTCATTCAAACAATATTCCGAAAAAGAAGGATATGATGCTGTTGCCGTGCATGAAATTCAAGAAGATGATCTCGGATTTTTATGGCTGACTTGTAACAAAGGAATTTTTCGAGTGCGGAGAGAAGATTTAAATGCCATTGCGCGCGGTGAAAAAACTCGGACTGATTTTACGTTGTTTGGAATTATCGATGGTATGGGAAGCAGTGAATGTAATGGCGGTAACCAGCCGGCTGGTTGGAAAATGAGAAACGGAACAATATGGTTCCCCACGATGAAGGGGGTCACCATTATTTCGCCACAAAAATTACCAACAAACACAATTGTTCCCCCGGTGTATATTGAAGGAATTTCTGTTGATGGAAAACCGGTCCAAATCAATAACGAGACCGCCGAATTAAGCGCTGGTTCAAATCGTGTGACAATCAACTTCACCGCGTTAAGCCTTCTGGCGCCCGAGCTCGTGCGCTTCAAATACATGCTGGATGGATATGATCAAGATTGGATAGACGGCGGAAACAGTCGAACGGTTTCCTACACAAATATTGCTCCCGGAAATTATCGCTTCAGGGTGATTGGTTCAAACAACGACGGAGTTTGGAATAATAATGGCGCCGCTATTACTGTCATACAAATGCCGCACTTCTACGAAACTGCTTGGTTTGGTGTTTCCACGATGTTACTGCTTACCGGTCTAATTTTTTCCGCATATCGCGTTCGCATTAATGTATTGAAAGAACGAGAAATAGAATTGAAACAGCTTGTAGCGGAGAGAACACAAAATTTGCAAGTCGAAAAGGAACGTGCGGAACAGGCAAATCAATTTAAGAGTGATCTGGTCAACATAGTTGCACACGATCTAAAAAATCCACTTACAACAATTGTCGGTATGTCGCATTTTTTACAGGAAGACGATTTCGATCAGAGTACGGTAAGAGATTCTGCAAAAGCAATCTCTGGATCAGCAGAACAGATGGTGGATCTTATTACAGACTTTTTGAACGTCGAAGCAATGGAGCAGGGAAAAATAAATCTTCACAAGATCCCTTTGAGTCTTTCGGAGCTTACCGGATTTGTTGTATCAACAAATAAACGTCTGGCGGAAAAGAAACAACAAACGGTGGCGTTGACTGTATGTGACAGCGAAAAGAGCATGATTGTTGGCGATTCGGAACGGTTGTATCAGTCTATCGAGAATCTTTTCAGCAATGCAATTAAGTATTCTCCTTTTGGCGCACCTATTGAAATCCGTGTTGAGCGGGTAGAAAACTATGCGCGAGTATCGGTCAAAGATACCGGCGCGGGATTAAGCGAAGAGGATCAAAAAAAGCTTTTTGGAAAATTTCAAAAACTCGCACCGAGACCGACCGGCAACGAATCTTCAAATGGTCTTGGGCTTTCGATTGTAAAACTTATTGTAGAACTGCACGGAGGGAAAGTGTGGGCGGAAAGCGCGCTCGGGCGCGGAAGTACTTTTTATATCCAGCTACCTTTGGAAATCAAAAATCCCCAGGAGTAA